ATAGAGTCCATTTCACAGGAAGGGTTCACACTCAAGGAGGAGCCATGAACGAGGGCTATATGGGCGTCATTCAGGCGCTGGGTTTTCAGTTTGCCCCGCTGAACTGGAGTTACTGTAACGGCAACGTTATCGCCATCAGCCAAAACCAGGCCCTGTTCGCCTTACTGGGCGACATTTACGGCGGCGACGGCCACACCAGCTTCGGCCTGCCCGATCTGCGCGGCCGCACTCCAATGGGCCAGTTCCAGGGCCCGGGTCTAACCAACCGTGTCATCGGCCAGAGACTGGGCGCGGAAACCGTCACCCTGACCGAAGCCCAAATGCCGGCGCACACCCATACTCACTCCTATGCCGGCTCCGGCCCGGCCTCCGCGGCCACTCTTCGGGTCAGCACCGACCCCGGCACCCGCGCCGTGCCGGAGGACGGCGACGTGATCGCCAGCGTGGCGGGGACCAACATGTATCTGCCCGCCAGTGACGTCACCGCCACCGTGCCCCTCGGCGGCGTTTCCGGCGGTGGCAGCTTCGACAACAGCCAGTTCGCGATCCAAAACGCCGGCGGCAGTCAGCCGGTGCCCATCATGCAGCCTTCACTGGTGGTGAACTTCTGTATCTGCGTCAACGGCCTGTTCCCGCAGCGCAGCTGAAGCCCATCGGTCAAGGAGCATGACACATGTTTGATTCATATATAGGCGTCATTCAGGCGCTGGGGTTTCAGTTCGCCCCCGAGAACTGGGGCTACTGCGCCGGCGGCCTCATCCCCATCCAACAAAATACGGCCCTGTATTCCCTGCTGGGCACTATTTACGGCGGTGATGCCAGAACCGTCTTCGCCTTGCCCGATCTGCGGGGCCGCGTTCCGGTGGGCCAGTTCCAAGGTCCCGGTCTCTCTCCGTGGAACATGGGTATGCGCCCCGGCTATGAGGTGACTAGCCTGTCTGTCTTAGAGCTGCCCGTGCACAGCCACGGCCATGCTTACGGCGGGCAAAACGGGAGCATTGATGTACAGGTGGCCGGCCAGCTCGGGAGCCAGGATGCCCCCTCCACCGGCGACTATCTGGCGGGGCCGTCTCGGCGGGGCCGCCCGGCCGGCAACCTGTTTGCACCGGCCGATTCACAGCCCCTGGTCGCCGTGCATAGCTTGGTCGATGATCCCGGCCAAGGCTTCATCAACGCTGGCCTGACGATTGACGTTTCCGGCGACAACGGCGATGTGTCACTCGAACAGCCCAACCAGGTGATCAATTACTGTATCTGCATGGATGGAATCTATCCGTCACGCAGCTGAGGACCCATGACGGCGTCCGACCCGGACGCCGTCATGCACGACACCCAACGAATTCACAGGAAAAACCATGGAACACGCAAGCGATCAGGCCGGTGCCCTGGCGGCGCTCAACGCGGCGCAGTTTGCCGGGCGGGTTGACGAAGTCCCGTTCGAGCTGGTGAACGGGGATATCCGCCTCACCGTTACCCTGGCCCAGTGCCGGGAAAACCCGCAGGCGGCCGGCCCCGACAGCACCCGAGTCCCCTTTAGTCTGTTGTTTCGGGCCGACGATCTGCCGGAGCATCCCTTTCAGCAAGTGCAGAGCCTGCTGGTCACGCTGAATGACGCGTCAGACACCCTCGCCGACGGCATCATGCTGACCCGGGTGTTGCGTCCGGTGGGCATGGGACCAGGGGTCTATTTCCAAGCGGTATTCAACTGATGATTGCAGGCAATGTTCAGCTGCCTCACGGCATCACGGCGCGCCCCGCCCGGCCGGCGGACAAGGCATTTCTGACCACGCTGCACAAGGACAGCCGGCCCGAGCTGACCCAACTGAACGCGGAGCAGGACTTCATCGAAATGACCCTTAAACTGCAGCTCAAGGCCCAGACCCAGGGCTATGGCGGCCAGTTTCCCAACGCCATCTATCTGATCCTGGAGAAAAACGGCAGCCGCATCGGCAAGCTGACCCTCGACATTGGGCCGGTCGAGCTGCGCATCATCGATCTCGCCTTTATTCCCAAGGCCCGGGACAAGGGCTTTGGCCCGGCCATCATATTGTGGGTGATGAAGGCGGCGGCCCAGACCCGCAAACCCCTGGTAGCCCCCACCCGCCGGGATCTCACCGGGTTGATGACCTTTTTGCGCCGCTACGGATTCGTGGAGGAGGAACAACTCTCCGACTCGGTTTACGCCCGCATGATCTGGTTTCCCAACCAGGCGGAGATGCACGGCGGCGCCGACATTCGGCCCCGGACCGCCGGCGGCGGCACCCTCTGACATGGCGGACCTGCATCTCGTTGATCGCATCGTCGGCTTCCTGCGCGACCTCGGCCTGCCCGTGCACGAGGGCGAGGTGATCGCCGGCTTTCTGCCCGGCATCGCCATTCGCGGCGGCGGCCTGGTGGTGGACACCGCCAGGCTGAGCCATCCCGGCGACCTGCTGCACGAGGCGGGCCACTTGGCGGTGATGGCACCGGCCCAGCGGCTACAAGCGGACGGCGATGTCAGCAGCGACGGTGGCGAGGAAATGGCGGCCATCGCCTGGTCCTATGCCGCCGCCGAGTCGCTGTCGCTGCCCCTGGAAGTGCTGTTTCACGAGCAGGGCTACCGGGGCCAGGCGGCCTGGCTGAGGGAGCATTTCCGGGAAAGCCGGCAGGGCCGCCTGGGAGTGCCCCTGCTGGTGTATTTCGGTATGACGGACTCACCGGACCAAGAGAGGGACACCGGCTTTCCGGCCATGTGCCACTGGCTGAGACCGGCCTGAGCGCCATCCCCCTCCCATGCCCGGCCGCCCGCCGGCACGACGGGCGGCCGTAACTTTTTGCCACTCTGGTTGAAAATGCAAAAACAGGGTGCTAGTATGCGCGCCACTCGATGAGCGGGCCGGCTGTTAACTTCTGGTCTGGCGTGCCAGCATTCACCGTTCATCTGCGTTTGAGGCTACCCCGCCCGGGGACATAAACGCCTGCAACGCCCGCCACAATGGTGACCGTAGCTCAGTTGGTAGAGTCCCGGATTGTGATTCCGGTTGTCGCGGGTTCGAGCCCCGTCGGTCACCCCATTTCTCCCTGCGTTATTCGCACGCAATTTCAATATTTCTTAATGTTTTATTCCAGCCCCTTTCTGGCCTGTTGTTCCAGGTGTGCCACCAGCTCGGCCGGCAGTTGCAGCCGGTGGGCCAGCGCGTCCAGATAAACACGCTCCGCGGCCTGATCGGGATCGATCACCAGCCGGGAAGCCAGATACAGCTCCGCCGCCTGCTCCGGGCCCCTGGCCGAGGCCACTATCTCGCTCATGGCCACCGGCGCCGAGAGCATGTCAAACACCAGCGCCTTTTCGTCGGCGGCCAGCCCCAGCTGCTCCACCTGCTCAAAAATGCGTTGCTGCTCGGCGGCATCCACATGACCATCGGCCTTGGCGGCGCCTATCATGGCGCGCATCAGCGACAGCTGAAACGGTTCGCCGCCGGCGGAAGGCGCGTCTGGTGAGAAACGCGGATCCACGCGCCGAAAGTCATCCTCCTGCACCGGCGTGGCCTGCTCGGGCTGTTTGCCTTGCTGCCAGCCCTGATAGGCCTTCCAGGCCATGACCCCGGCGGCGGCGAGCCCAGCATATTTCAGGCCGCTACCGGCCATTTTACGGCCCTTCTTGCTGCCGAGCACGGCCCCCAGAATGCCGCCGGTGGCCGCGCCCTTGCCAAAGCCCGACGAATTGCCCAGAAACGATTTCATCAGCTTGTTTACATCCACTATTGCGTCTCCTTTTGTTCGCGCCGGGCCAGCAGGCTCGCCACCCGGTCTATCAGCGCACGACGAATGCCGCCCAGTTGCTTTTTCTCATCGCCCTGCCAGGGAATGGGCCGGCACAAGTCCATGGTCTGCAGGCCCAGGCGGGCGGTAAGCAGGCCGGCGCCCACCCCCTGCCCGGCCCGCGCCGACAGCCGCCCGGCCAGCTCCAGCCCGAGCAGGTCCATGCCGGCGTCGATGGCCGCTTCCGACACCCCCACATAGAGCATGTGATGCAACACTCCTTTCAGCAACCGCAGCCGGCTCAGGGCACCAAGGCGAATGCCGTAGCACCGGGTAATGTCTTCCATCATTTTCAGGTTGCGCCACAGCACCAGCAGCATGTCCACCGCCGCCAGGGGGCTTGCCGCCACCATTACCGCCGCCTCGCCGGACCATTTCAATACTCTGGCCCGAGCCTGCCTGTCCTGGCTGGCCAGCACCTGGCGACTGTACAGGCTCAGCACCTCATCGTCCTGCTCGTCACCGGTCAGCCCGGCTTGCCAGTGGGCAAAGGCATCGCCGTTGTCGAGGCCACTTTGCCGCGCCAACTGCTCGCAAAAGCCCCGGGCCTGGCCATGGCCGGCCTCGGCCAGCAACTGTTCGGCCCGGACCCGCTGCCGGGACACCCGGCCCAGCCGGCGCAGCTGCTTAAGTTCCCACCACAGGCTGCGCCCGGCGGCCAGGGCCAGCAACGCCAGCGCCAGGCTCCAGGCCGCCCCCAGCCACTGATTGTCCTGCCAGGTCTGCCATAGCGACAGCCCGGACTGCACCAGCAGCAACACCACCATCAAACCCAGCGCTCCGCCCCACAGCCGGTGCCGACGCCTGGGCCGCAACGCCTCGGTAAGGCCATCGGGAGTAGGCTCGGCCTGCAGAAAGTCCTCGTCGTCAAGGGGTTTTCCGGGGCGCAATGACTCGGGTTTGGAGGCGTTCAGGGGTTGGTCAAGAATGACCTTGCTCTTGAGGGTCACGCGAGTTTGTCTCCCAGTAAAAAGGCCAGCGCCCGATCCAGGCGCACATGCGGCAGCGGCTGTTCCGGCTGCCAGCCGGGGGGCGCGAAGTCGATAAAATCAAAGCCCTGTCGCTGCCAGAAGGCGGCGTCGGGCAAGCGTTCCGGCACCTCACCCGGATACAGGGTCACCGGCTCGCCGTTATCCAGGCGCCGGCCCTGCAGGGCGGGAATGCTTTCACCCTGGTGGCTGACCTCACCGCTGGTGGTGGCCTTGATGGAGGCCAGCGCCAGGGTCTCGATGTCGATACCAGAAAGCCTCGCATGGCGCTGCCCACCCCGAACCAGGGTATCCAGCAAGTGAGCCAGCCGCCCGTGCTGGTCCGGGGTGAGGTGATCGGCCTTGGTGGCGGCAAACAGCAGCTTGTCGATGCGCGGCGCAAACAGCCGGCGCCACCAGTTGCTCTTGCCGTAATCAAAGCTCTGCACAATGGCGTTCACCGCCCGGCCCAGATCTGCAAAACTGCCGGGGCCACGGTTCAGGGCGCTCAGGCAGTCCACCAGCACTATCTGGCGATCAAAACCGGCGAAGTGATCCCGGTAAAAGCCCGCCACCAGGTGTTTTTTGTAATGCTCAAAGCGGGTTTCCATCATGCCGTAGTGGTGTTGCTCGTTAAGCCCCGCCGGCACCTCGTCCCATACCCAGGGCACAAACTGCAGCATGGGCGCACCCTGGTATTCACCGGGCAAAATAAAGCGCCCCGGCTGCACCAGGTAGGCGCCGCATTCCCGTTTGATGTCGTGCAGCCACTGCGTATAGGCCGCCGCCAGGGGCGCCAGCCGGTTATCGTCGGCAGGGCTGTCGGGGGCGATGGCCTCGCCGGCGCTGAGCCAGCGATGAGCCAGACGGGCCAGCGCCGGTGTTTGCAGCAGCCCCCGCTGCTGGGCACTCCACTCGGCGTAGCTCATGGACAGCAGCGGCAGATCCAGCAGCCATTCACCGGGATAGTCCACCAGCTCCAGGTAAAGGGTGGCGGTGTCCTGCAGCCGGCGCTTGAGCCGGTTTTTGGGGCAGTAACGAATGGCTAGGGTGATTTCACTGATGCCCCGGGTAGGCTCGGGCCAGGCCGGTGGCGTGGCCGCCAGCTGGCTCAGCGCCGCCTCGTAGCCAAAGGCCGGCACATGGTGATGTCGCCCCGGCACCCGCCGGCTGCCCAGTACGCGCCTTTCTGCCGCCGGCAACCAGTGGGGCAGCCGGGCATCGAGCCCGGCATGCTCCAGCTGGTTGACCAGGCTGGTGATAAAGGCGGTCTTGCCGCTGCGGCTCAGGCCCGTGACCGCCAGCCGCAGCCGTTTGTCGAGCCCCCGCTGCACCCAGGACTCGGCCTTGTTGCGCCACTGCCGAATGGCCGTTTTGTTCATTTATCCTCGCGCAGATCGTTGAATTGTCGTCGCAGGCGAAACTCGCCGGAGGTGATCAGTCGCTCCATGGCCGCCACCCTGGTATTGAGTCGCGTCAGCCGGGTTTCGAGCCGCTCCAGCGCCTCACGCGGGGCCAGCCCCGAGCGCCAGCCGGCGGCCTTGACGTGCTCCTGGGCCGGCTCGGGCTGAGGGTTGTCCGGTATGTCGTCCAGCAACAGCCAGGCGGCGATATAAAGCACCAGGGTAAGAAAGCTGGCAAACAGCAGGCCGGTAATGGCCAGCACCCGCACCAGCCAGGGCTCGACCTCCAGCCGCCGGGCAATGCCGGCGCACACCCCGCCCAGCTTGCCGTTGCGCTTGTCGCGATAAAGGTTAATCAGCGTTGACGCCATTCGGGCACCTCCTGATCCAGCAGCCGTTCCAGGGTATCTACCCGCTCCGCCAGCTGCTCGGACTGTTGCAGGGCCTGCTCAAGGCGGGTGCGGGCGCTGTCGTCCAGGCCCTCATCGAGTCGACGCTTGCTGCGGTAATGCAGTACCAGCCAGATGGGCACCACCAGGAACAGAAAGATGTTTAACGGGGCCACCAGGGCCCAGGCCAATTCGGTCATTGCGGCTCCTTGTTATCATGCATTTTCGCCTTGAGCCGCTCCAGCTCCTTGCTGATGGCGTCGTCCACCTCCAGCTCGGCAAACTCCTGATCCAGGCCCTTGCTCTGGCTGTAGAGATCGGCCCGGGCTTCCAGTTCATCAATTTTACGCTCCATGCGATCAAACTTGTCGATGGCCGACTGGTTCTCGCTGCGGCGCACCCGCTCCTGCACCTGAATGCGGCTTTGGGCGCTTTGCTGGCGCAGCTGCATGGCCTGCTGACGGGTACGGGCGTCGGCCAGCTTGGCTTCGAGTTTGGCAATGGCATCGGACAGTTTGTTCATGCTGTCTTCCACCAGGGTGCACTCCTGCTCCAGGGCGGTAAGCAGCTCGCTTTGCTTTTTCTTTTCCAGCAACGCGGCCCGGGCCAGATCTTCCCGTTGCTTGGTCAGCGCCAGCTCGGCCTTGCCCTGCCATTCGTCCACCCGTTCATGGTGGCGTTCAATCTGGCGCAGCAGGTCCTTTTTTTCGGCCAGAAAGCGGGCCAAGTTGGAGCGCTCGCGCACCAGCTCGTCTTCCATTTCCTGAATGATCAGCCGCACCATTTTTTCCGGATCCTCCGCCTTGTCGAGCAGCGAATTGAGGTTGGCGTTAATGATGTCGGCCATGCGGGAAAATATGCTCATAAAGCGTCTCCTTGGTCATCGGGCGGGTCAACACCCCGCTCCACTGCCCCTATTTAATACAACTATCGTGCCAGCACCATAAATAAAGGTAATCCATTGTTTTTAAAATATAAAAATTAATCTTTACGGGACGGCGCTGGCCACCCATGGTTAAACACACTACCATTTGGCGAAATTCACCACACGTGATCATCATGGACAACGAACTCATTGGCCAGTCCAACGCCCTGCTGGAAGTGCTCGACGAGGTCTCCCGGCTAGCGCCCCTCAACCGGCCGGTGCTGGTGGTGGGCGAACGCGGCACCGGCAAGGAGCTGGTGGCGCACCGGCTGCACTACCTGTCATCCCGCTGGCAACAGCCCTTTGTGTCCATCAACTGCGCCACCCTGGCCGAAAGCCTGCTGGAAAGCGAGCTGTTCGGCCACGAGGCGGGCTCCTTTACCGGGGCACAAAAGCGCCACGCCGGCCGCTTTGAGCGGGCAGACGGCGGCACCCTGTTTCTGGACGAGCTGGCCACCACCAGCGCCCGCGTGCAGGAAAAGCTGCTGAGGGTCATCGAATATGGCGAATTCGAGCGGGTGGGCGCCAGCCAGCCGGTGCGGGTAAACGTGCGCCTGCTGTGCGCCACCAATCAGGACTTGCCCGCCCTGGTCAAAAAAGGGCAATTCCGGGCCGATCTGCTTGATAGACTGGCCTTTGATGTGATTACATTGCCGCCCCTGCGCGCCCGGGAAAAAGACGTGCTGCATCTGGCGGAGCATTTTGCGGTGAAATGGTGTGCAGAGCTGGGCCGGTCCTTGTTTCCGGGCTTTGCCGAGGAAGCACGCCGGCAACTGCTGACCC
The Oceanimonas doudoroffii DNA segment above includes these coding regions:
- a CDS encoding phage tail protein, with product MNEGYMGVIQALGFQFAPLNWSYCNGNVIAISQNQALFALLGDIYGGDGHTSFGLPDLRGRTPMGQFQGPGLTNRVIGQRLGAETVTLTEAQMPAHTHTHSYAGSGPASAATLRVSTDPGTRAVPEDGDVIASVAGTNMYLPASDVTATVPLGGVSGGGSFDNSQFAIQNAGGSQPVPIMQPSLVVNFCICVNGLFPQRS
- a CDS encoding phage tail protein — encoded protein: MFDSYIGVIQALGFQFAPENWGYCAGGLIPIQQNTALYSLLGTIYGGDARTVFALPDLRGRVPVGQFQGPGLSPWNMGMRPGYEVTSLSVLELPVHSHGHAYGGQNGSIDVQVAGQLGSQDAPSTGDYLAGPSRRGRPAGNLFAPADSQPLVAVHSLVDDPGQGFINAGLTIDVSGDNGDVSLEQPNQVINYCICMDGIYPSRS
- a CDS encoding GNAT family N-acetyltransferase, producing MIAGNVQLPHGITARPARPADKAFLTTLHKDSRPELTQLNAEQDFIEMTLKLQLKAQTQGYGGQFPNAIYLILEKNGSRIGKLTLDIGPVELRIIDLAFIPKARDKGFGPAIILWVMKAAAQTRKPLVAPTRRDLTGLMTFLRRYGFVEEEQLSDSVYARMIWFPNQAEMHGGADIRPRTAGGGTL
- a CDS encoding tellurite resistance TerB family protein, coding for MDVNKLMKSFLGNSSGFGKGAATGGILGAVLGSKKGRKMAGSGLKYAGLAAAGVMAWKAYQGWQQGKQPEQATPVQEDDFRRVDPRFSPDAPSAGGEPFQLSLMRAMIGAAKADGHVDAAEQQRIFEQVEQLGLAADEKALVFDMLSAPVAMSEIVASARGPEQAAELYLASRLVIDPDQAAERVYLDALAHRLQLPAELVAHLEQQARKGLE
- a CDS encoding YcjF family protein — protein: MTLKSKVILDQPLNASKPESLRPGKPLDDEDFLQAEPTPDGLTEALRPRRRHRLWGGALGLMVVLLLVQSGLSLWQTWQDNQWLGAAWSLALALLALAAGRSLWWELKQLRRLGRVSRQRVRAEQLLAEAGHGQARGFCEQLARQSGLDNGDAFAHWQAGLTGDEQDDEVLSLYSRQVLASQDRQARARVLKWSGEAAVMVAASPLAAVDMLLVLWRNLKMMEDITRCYGIRLGALSRLRLLKGVLHHMLYVGVSEAAIDAGMDLLGLELAGRLSARAGQGVGAGLLTARLGLQTMDLCRPIPWQGDEKKQLGGIRRALIDRVASLLARREQKETQ
- a CDS encoding YcjX family protein, whose protein sequence is MNKTAIRQWRNKAESWVQRGLDKRLRLAVTGLSRSGKTAFITSLVNQLEHAGLDARLPHWLPAAERRVLGSRRVPGRHHHVPAFGYEAALSQLAATPPAWPEPTRGISEITLAIRYCPKNRLKRRLQDTATLYLELVDYPGEWLLDLPLLSMSYAEWSAQQRGLLQTPALARLAHRWLSAGEAIAPDSPADDNRLAPLAAAYTQWLHDIKRECGAYLVQPGRFILPGEYQGAPMLQFVPWVWDEVPAGLNEQHHYGMMETRFEHYKKHLVAGFYRDHFAGFDRQIVLVDCLSALNRGPGSFADLGRAVNAIVQSFDYGKSNWWRRLFAPRIDKLLFAATKADHLTPDQHGRLAHLLDTLVRGGQRHARLSGIDIETLALASIKATTSGEVSHQGESIPALQGRRLDNGEPVTLYPGEVPERLPDAAFWQRQGFDFIDFAPPGWQPEQPLPHVRLDRALAFLLGDKLA
- the pspC gene encoding envelope stress response membrane protein PspC, with the translated sequence MASTLINLYRDKRNGKLGGVCAGIARRLEVEPWLVRVLAITGLLFASFLTLVLYIAAWLLLDDIPDNPQPEPAQEHVKAAGWRSGLAPREALERLETRLTRLNTRVAAMERLITSGEFRLRRQFNDLREDK
- the pspB gene encoding envelope stress response membrane protein PspB, coding for MTELAWALVAPLNIFLFLVVPIWLVLHYRSKRRLDEGLDDSARTRLEQALQQSEQLAERVDTLERLLDQEVPEWRQR
- the pspA gene encoding phage shock protein PspA; translated protein: MSIFSRMADIINANLNSLLDKAEDPEKMVRLIIQEMEDELVRERSNLARFLAEKKDLLRQIERHHERVDEWQGKAELALTKQREDLARAALLEKKKQSELLTALEQECTLVEDSMNKLSDAIAKLEAKLADARTRQQAMQLRQQSAQSRIQVQERVRRSENQSAIDKFDRMERKIDELEARADLYSQSKGLDQEFAELEVDDAISKELERLKAKMHDNKEPQ
- the pspF gene encoding phage shock protein operon transcriptional activator, with the protein product MIIMDNELIGQSNALLEVLDEVSRLAPLNRPVLVVGERGTGKELVAHRLHYLSSRWQQPFVSINCATLAESLLESELFGHEAGSFTGAQKRHAGRFERADGGTLFLDELATTSARVQEKLLRVIEYGEFERVGASQPVRVNVRLLCATNQDLPALVKKGQFRADLLDRLAFDVITLPPLRAREKDVLHLAEHFAVKWCAELGRSLFPGFAEEARRQLLTHPWPGNVRELKNVVERSLGRQREPEQPLEALCLDPFASPWRPQAGGQGQNTPAPAWPMDLKTHLASQERDLLRTALTHARYNQRQAAELLGLSYHQLRGLLRKHGVTTSFESPAASKHKD